The genomic stretch GTTGGTGGGAGTGtgcctgtttgttttcatcCGCCCACAGCATGCACCCTTCATCAGGTATGAACCGCACAGATTCTCATTAGAAATTTTAATATTAGTTTTGAGTCGGTGGTAACAGATGTCATCTtgtcattccatatattccagGGATGTAGCTGTAGATACTGTAAAAACGGGAATGGGTGGGGCCACAGGTAATAAAGGAGGCGTGGCCATCCGCCTGCTGTTCCATACCACCAGCATCTGCTTCGTGTGCTCCCACTTTGCTGCTGGCCAATCACAGGTCAAGGAGAGGAACGACGACTACAGTGAGATCACACGCAGACTCAGCTTCCCTATGGTAATAACCATAACATTAACAAATCCATTGCAAACCTCCCTCTTGCCTAAGCTGATAGACTAACTACGTCTATCTTATCCTCCAGGGTCGTCTGCTGTACTCACACGATTACGTGTTCTGGTGTGGAGATTTTAACTATCGTATCAACCTGCCCAATGAAGAAGTCAAAGAGCTCATCAAACAGCAGAGCTGGGATGCTTTGACAGCTGGGGACCAGTTATTGGACCAGAAGAATGCTGGTTTGGTATGACCTATAGTACCCATGTAGATTTACAGTGTTAATAACTGTTCAAGAGGTTCCttacaacagaaaataaacttttttcagTTATCAGGACATAAAACATCAAGAGATTGGTGCTTAATGCCTGAAGTAACACTACAGAAATATACAAACCTTTAAAGGACAcagtatttagatttttaattgtaACAGAATTCATGAAAACTTTTATTATGTTATAAAACTTCAAAATTCTGCTTACAAAGTTTTAGTAAAACGTGAATTGCTCAAAGATTATGGATGAACCATGGAAACTATTTGATCATGCCCCTAAGGAGACATAGACACATTGCCTTGACTGATTGCAGTGGACTGTGGCTGCAAAGGTGTACAGTGATACATGCAAATTCTTgtaaaacattcaaatttttatttttactgcagtgaaCTGTGTTCCACTGTTATGTGTCCATCATACCACACCCAAACTCAAATGTGACTAAGAGAGCTTTGAATGATCTAAGTTTCAATCATTAGTTAGGACAGCAGCAGTTTATATAATGACGATCATCATTACAACTTACTGCCACTGATATATCATTAATAAAATACATTGCAAATTCCTTTATATAAATGTCGTTTAAATTATAAGGGGATCATTGTGGTTAATTTATATTACAAgcttttcatatatatatatatatatatatatatatatatatatatatatatatatatatatatatatatatatatatatatatatataaataaagaccACAGAGTGTTCAGTCATTTCAAAGTGGTTAAACATAATGGAAATCCATAAATTAAAAGTGTAATGataatgttttcttgaattgtCTTCCAcaggtcttcagaggttttatTGAGGGAAAGTTGGATTTTGCCCCAACCTACAAGTATGACCTTTTCTCAGAAGATTATGACACCAGTGAGAAGTGTCGCACACCAGCCTGGACTGACCGTATACTTTGGAAGAGGAGAAAGTGGAACTTTGACAAAACAGGTCAGATGCAGAGCCACTGCTGATAAGTCTTATTATTCCACAGTAACCCTCCTCTGTCCTATCTCTGGCGTCTTACCTGAAGAAAttatatcaacattaaatatttcCATTAGTTTAGGTGTAGAATTTCTATATGTACTGCTGCTACCCTACCTGTCTTCTTTTGTTCTATAAATAGGCATGAcagaataaaacatgtaaacctGTGAGGCATAGGAGTACTGAATCCATAAGTCTGTtcctgtgcatgtttgtgtattttacagCTGAAGAGATGAATGTAGTAGGAGCAGCTTCCACATCTGGGGAGAATGAGGAAGATCCAGACCATCCCTGGAGTCCTGGCACTTTAATGTACTATGGCAGGGCTGAGCTGAAGACCTCTGATCACAGGTAATTAATCAGATATATCTGCATCAGTGAAGAATGATATTTCAGATTAAAATTTGTCACTTGAAACCATCAGATCACATTGATTACAAATGTTCCGTGGCAGTAGTGAGAACATAAATGTGGTGTCTCTTTTTAATTAAGCAGCACTTTCATTAAAGGTCATCTGCCTTCCTTCATGTGTATCTCTAGGCCTGTGGTGGCAATAATGGATGTGGACATCCTAGAGGTCGACCCAGAGGCCCGTCACCAGGTCTACAAAGATGTCATTGCCCTGCAGGGGCCTCCAGATGGCACTATACTGGTGTCACTCTGCACCTCTGGCCCTGATGACTACTTTGATGACGCACTCATAGATGAGCTGTTGGACAAGTTTGCTAATTTTGGAGAGGTCATCCTCATCAGGTTAGCCTGACAtccaaacacagacaaagacaTAAATCTATATCACCTTTAGACGATCAGTCTGCATTGACAGTGTCCTTGTTTATGCAGGTTTGTTGAGGAGAAGATGTGGGTGACCTTCCTGGAAGGTTACTCTGCTCTGGCTGCTCTGTCTCTCAGTGCTTCCACTGTAAGTCATCACTGATTATAAAAATTGCTTCAAAGCTAAGTGGTAACATtattaatgtaaaatgtgtatCCATCTCTATCCTTTAAAGTCTCTTATTTTAATCACCCCTGTGCTACATTTCAGGACATCcccaaaacacacatacatcagTTTTTCAGTACTTCTTTGAACCAACCTCTACTTCTCTCTTGTCTGTGCTGACTGGTTTATAATGTAGGTCCTTGGCAAGATGCTTGACATCCGTCTGAAGAGTCCAGGCTGGATCAAGAgtctggaggaggagatgagtgTAGAGAGGATCTGCGGAAGCATTCCCACATCAGCCAGCTCCACCCTGCTGGCCGAAGACACAGACATGGGTGATGATGATTATGATATGGAAGGTAAGTAGTGGTGATTGAGAAACTCCAAGCCTTATCCTCAAAAACATGGACTGTAAATACAATTTTATGTTATGTATTTACTGCAATTATATAAAAGAGGCTGTAGAGTTTAAAGTTTCCAAACATGAAGTCATGCCCTCTTCTGTCTTGTACCAGGTGATGTGgatgaggaggtggaggagatcctTCCCCAGCATCTGCAGCCCGGAGCAGGCTCTGGCCCAGGATCCTCCCCTCTCCCTTCTCCTCGTAGTAGTCCCTGTCCCTCCCCTACCCACGGAGAACCTCCTGTCCCCAGCAGGCCTGGTCGTGGACCACAACCTTCCCGACCATCACAAGGTAAATACAGTACACAGTGCAGCTTTAGAGACATATTTTGTAGTGCAGCATTAAATATGTGTGTTGTAAAACTACATCATTAGTCTGCACAGCGACCAAATTATATTGATAACAGTGCTGGCACAGTCTGGCACAGAGATGTTTCAGAATTTGATACATGTTTGaccagtgtgtttttttcaaacaaaatagCCAAAgaaattttttacatttaagacTCTAAGTCATGTGCCTTTCCATCCTATATATTTCAggaaatgttacaaaaagtgCATGTTCTCAACGAGTGGATAAAGTATGAAGTCAAAACTAAAAACAATTGGAAACATTGTCACGAGTCACTCCCTTCTCATATATGAATTTGCCCCGTCTTGTATATTTTTCCCTTCTAGGACCTCCCGTTGATTTCCAGCCTGGTGCCCCCACTGCTCCAAGCATGGAGCCCAAACGTCCACCTCCCCCTCGTCCCAATGCACCCCCAGCTAGACCCGCGCCACCTCAACGTCCACCACCACCTTCAGGTAAAGTACCATCTTTAGtccttttgtctctctttgatTAAAGCCTGTTTTTCTAGCAAGAGCCTGTAACCTTggttaatgaaataaaatcctaCATTAGAAGTATCAATATTACATTTTCCAGCATGGTGCAGTATGAGATATTTGAGGCAGGTTTTAACATTTTCACCTTTATCCCATTGTTTTGCCTCATCTGTGAAGGAGGTATGAGCCCTCTACCAGTTAGAAAGGACTCTGCAGGTAAAGTGATTGCTGTGGAACCATGTGCTTGTCTGCTTACATTGCTGAAGCATTTGATATAGCGGCTGCTTTTTCCATTTGAGCTACACGTAGAGAAGGACAATGAATTACAGCTGCTTTAGTGACCTATTATTGTAAAATTTTTGTATTGTATACGAATGCTCATTTCAGTTCAATCAATGTGCTGTAAATCACCAAATGTTCATCATTAGTGCCAATAATGTCCCACTatggttttaaatgaaaacttcACATCATAAGATTACAACTTTTGTGTGAGAGGATTGATTTCTGATTGGAATACAAGCCTGATGTTGTCATGATAACTGTTTTTCCCTATGTGGAGTATAATTATGAATACATAGATCTGCTGTCATAGAGATGCTCTAGACCAGAggatgtcaaaaatgactttggGCTACATATATGATGACAACTAACAGTTTATTTGAGTATTTCAGACTTTAGACTTAACAGCGAgccagaacattttatttttctcatcgAGCTTCCTTTAATTCAGCAGGCATTTGCTTTGGATAGTGACATTGCAGCACGACATGAAACACAggcacatttgtttttctgaaacatCAATGTAACATAAAGCCTCTCCTACATCTGGCTGACCCAAATACCATCCTAACTGGATGGTATTTTGGTGTGGCTTCAGCTTTTCAAATGTGTCATTCTTGTTTTCAGGTAAACAGTTGCTAGATTAAGTCTGTGTTTATGAGGTTAAGGAACTGAAAAGAGGTAAATGACCACTTATGTCATTCAAATTACAGTGCTGCTTATGCCTCATACAAGCACTCCCCATAGTATGTAATTTTGGTCGATATCATTTTGTACTTGGTAATTTACAGCTGTCcttcctttgtgttttctttgtgagtACTATGTAAATGTCAAGTGTTCTGCGACATTGTTGCCcatatttgaatttatttaatgtcagagtAGCTAGTAAATcatggatttttttaatgttgtacaaCCAACACTGCAGCTAACATTGaatcagttgattttttttttatgtttcctgCTGTACTTTACTTTAAAATTATTGTGTCCCTTCTTTGGCTTTTAAGACTTTGGCCCATGCCCCAGCCCACTGCTTGGTAGGAGAGGCAGTGAAGGTAACTGGCCAGGAGCTGTGTTATTAAATGTCATCTGGTGCCTGTAGACTTTATACTGGTTCATCAATGTCATTGATGCTTTTATGACATTGGTGGTTGACAAATTGTGGTTTCCTATGAGCCCTTTCAgttgtgtgcgtgcgtgcgtgtgtgtgcgtgtgagaaAAAGATGTGTTTGGTAGACTGCTGCAGATAATATTTAGGTTATTTGAATACAGAATAAggaggcaaggcaagtttatttgtaaagtacgattcatacacaaggcaattcaaagtgctttacaatggcaaagaaataaattcagaaaaatgatttaaaggtagacacattaaaatcatagaaataaaacataaaagtagacatgaagatcataaaagtgcaataaaagacaagaaaatagattgagcatctaagagaaaCCTGCAGTAAACAATATGGTTTTTAGGCCTGATTCAAACGAGCCGACAGTCTGAGCAGACCTCaagtgttcaggaagtttgttctaCAGGTGAGGAGCATATTAGCTGGATGCTGCTTCTCTATTtttagttctggttctgggaacaCACTGTAAACCTGTCCCTGGtgacctgagggctctggatgcttcatatggagcTATTAAGTCCAGGATGTATTTTGGTCCAAGACCAAGAGTGAGATTTTGAACTCTatcctttgactaacaggaagccagtgcaGTGATTTGAGGACCGGTGTAATATGTTCCAGTTTCCTGGTGTTAGTTAGGACTCTGGCAGCAGcattctggatcagctgcagctgcttgatTGAGCTCTTGTTAAGACTTTAAAGACACCATTACAGTAATTTAACCtattgaaaataaatgcatgaacaagtttctctgtgtcttctcAACACAGGAAACCCTTGATTTTAGCAATGTTCTTCAGGTGGTAATAGGTAGATTTAGTAACAGCTTTCAAGTAGTTGGTAAAATTCAGGTCTGAGTCAATAATGACACCTAGGATTCTGGTGGACACTTGTGCAATGACTAACATAAAATAAGGCTACTTTGATCAGTCAGTATAATCATATCCCCAAGTGTGCACTTTCATTGTGGACTAATACTGACCTGGTCATTGTTGTCTTTTCGTAATGAGGAGATAATGGGATTTAAAGGAAAATCTCTATGGTCCAGACTTAAAAAGGTCTTAAAGTGTACTTGACTACAGGAATCCATCATAATTAGTGGAGGAAATCCTTCTCAGGCAGGTAGATAGTGAGATCATCTCGTACTTCGCTACTCTGCTGCATTATTGCCGTCATACGCTTTCCCTAGTGCTTCTCGTAAAGTGTTGTCATAGGGAGCACCTGCTTCCTGCTTCCTGTGACTAGTGTTCCACTCTGTGTATAACAGTAATGTGGTTTGGTTTCCTTTGTGCTGCAAAGGACCAAAAAGCCCTGCTCTTCCTCGACCAGATTCCGCTGCAGGTGAGTGCCACAAAGCATGACGTAGTCTCACTTTGCGTAAATGTACCAAATGAAGACAAATGATTGTTAGTCAGTTATGTAGGTTTGTATTTGTTCCTTGAAAGTTAATCTTTGCTTTGTGTGGAGTTTCATTTCCCTTGTGATATGGTAGTGAGATTATCCCTTTCTGTTTACTATAATCCTGACACTAAATACATCCCTCCTAGCGTGGAGGGTAGGGTTTGGTTGCACAGCTTATTGGTGACTTGACCTGTCGGCACCTCACCCATTTGTATGGTGTTTGTGGTTAGCTGAATCCCTCTGTCACTCTAAGGGTGTGTGTGGTAAGCAGGGTTGACTTACGTTTGGTGACTGTACAGTGAAGTATTACACAGAAGCAGACATCTAAGTGGCGTGGGAAAATATTCACGGGCTTTGAGAGGGGCTCAGAACAAGAATAGTGAAAGAAGAGGAGTATGCCTGCTGTGTGGTAAGCAGTTGGCACACAGAACAAAGCTTTGCCTCTCATCCAGACCTCCTGCAGCTCAGGAATGACTGAGTCATCACCAATAATGAAGTCAGCCATGTGTAATTTGTTCTGTCATAGGTTGGGGTGGGTTTGTAGTCTGCTCGTGTGGGATTTAGTACAGTATCCTTGAATTTATAATTTCATCTGTTTGAACCTCATTTTCTTAAATGCTCCTGCTGTTTCTTACATCTCTCCCGGCGGTGCACAGTCCTcatgataaatatttaatagTACGAAAGCCGTCTTAAACATTTGTTTGCTTGGCTTGTCTGCCTTATCTCTTTCAGGTCGAGGCCAGGCAGCAGGAGCTCCTGGACCTGCCGGTGCTCCCAGACCAGTGAGTTTACATTTGATGACTTACAACAAAAGGacttaaagttttatttcactttttttttaaatttctaccCAACCTCTTAATTTCTATTCTCTACTCACTCTTTATCTTCCAGAATATTCCTCCCCGAGCTGGAGTGATCAGTATGCCCCCTCAGACTCGCCCACCACCACCCTCTCATCCTGGAGCACCCAGGCCCATCCCAGAGGTGCACCCCGGGGCCCCTCGGCCCATCCCAGACACCCACCCTGGAGCCCCACGACCTGTGCCCAGTGCTCAGGCCAAACCGACTGACCTGCCTCTGGgtaaagaaatatgtttttgcgGAGAGCGGTATACTATAATAATACAATTATATGCTAAAATATCACTAAGGGAGCGTTTGAcgattttgttaattttttgtttttggtattttgccTTTATTCAAACGAGACTGACAGGAATTTTGGTAAATAGAGCAGGAGAATGACATTCAGTAAGGCTCGGAGTCCTGCagttttttaggatttattgACATTTATATAGTGTTATGACTTCAGAAGTTTGTGTTATACATCAAAGTCAAAGTTCCCAAACTCTAAGTGAGCATATAAAAATGCAGCATGCAAGTCAGAAGTCCTCATCTAACTGACATTAGATTTTTCGTGTATGTCCACAAATAGCTGTGCAGTCCATagcttttgttgtttaagttgtTGCCAAGGGTGTCCATCGGTTGTTGGCCAATTGTGTGTTTTAGATTCAGTTCAAGGTTGAAGAAGTAtagatgtattttaaaaatgttttttttttttttgactaacTACGAATAACAAAAAGAAGTGAAATCCAActgctattgtttgtttctgtagCCTAGGTTAAATTGAGGGTACAAACTTAATATTACAATATAGAACTTAAGGATTCTGTTTCCTCATTCAGGTCCCCCTCCTTCAGGTCCTCCACCCTCAGGACCTCCTCCTGCAGGCCCACCTTCAGGAAGACCCCAGGTTTCGTCACCCATGCAGCCACCCATGCAGCCTCAACCAGCTGCCCCTTCATCTCAGTCTCAACTTCCACCACCGATGCAGCCCTCACTTCCAGCTCCTCTCCTGCCACAGCAAGCTGCAGCTCCTAAAGCAGCGGCTCCATCTGCTTCACCTGCCGCCCCAGCTGGGCCTCAGCAGGGTTTAGCCTCTCCTAAACCCCCACCACGTTCCCGCTCCTCTCATGCTCTGCCGCCTGATGCTGCCAAGTCTGATACAGCCCCAGCTGCAGAGGTTGGTGCCAACTTCCTTTTCATTAAATTGTTGGAATTTCGGTCACTGAACAAAGAACACTAACATAATTATTTGTTGAGAGTACTTTTCCTGCTTGCACTGCGTTAAGTTCTGCTCAACagattttttgttcagttctgCTGATTAGACAATATATTGTAACACTTAATAATTACAGATGATGGAGACTGCAACAATAGGGAAAAAagcctccttttcttcttctttgtctcacATTAGATGAGCTTAGTTGTCTTTGTTGTTCTTCCTGCTTTTGTCTCTCTGatacatttgtttctttttcacaaGCTGGAGAAGCCCTCAGGGTGACAGGTACTTGATATTAAAccactttttttgtctcatcctCCATAGCACAACAATCCTCTGCTCTGATGTTATTATATCTCATACATTACACGCAGTAacctcttcctcttctgttGGAATTGATTTTATTACCTTTTACATCAAGCTATTTTACCTGGATACTTTCAGTCTACTGCAAGGccttgcattttttgtttcagcCGCATAAAATggatcattatttattttcagttctgTTCCTCAAGTCAGCATATCAAACCATAAATGACctgaaaatatgaatgaaaatgcAGTGTTGTTTGTTGGCCATTTCCCCTCACTTGTCCTTTCATATGGGCTCGCTGTGCTTCTGGTGTTGACAGTGAGCACATATGCAATGACCTcataatttaattttactttttttttctttttaaatttcattcatttgtatTAGATTTAGTGTGATTGTATGTGGCCTGTGATACATATACCAGTAGCCAGCAGAAGTCAGTGTTGTAAATTAAACACAATACGTGTCTGTAAATGATTAAAGGTACCCTGTGGAGGACAGTAATGCAAATGTGTAGTGTATGCAAGCCGCTGGATTAGCTGCCATACATGTTTAATGAGCTAGGGCTGCATGTCAGTTGTCTATTGTTGCATAAAACTAAACTCACCTCAAAGATTGcctattttttaacaaattcaaGGGTGAGGAAGAAGGTAACTGATCAAAAACAATACAGATGCTTTTTATCAAGATGGTATGTTGAATAGGTTTGTTAAGGATGATGCTGTACTTAAGTAAGATACCTTGAAAGTTTGTTTACAAGTAAACTCCAAAGGGTATCTTTAAACTTTCTAAACGTATGGTCCATTGGTTAGTTAGATAAACACTGCAGGAACACGGCATGGTTGATATATTGACAGGGTGTTTGTTGTGATCGCTGAAtggcattttctttgttttgtcccTCCTTAGACCAGTGGACTGAATGGAATCCAAAGAGAAGCACAATGGAAGCCCGACCCCTTTGACACACTTACATCTGacttcctgtcctcctcctcctcctcatctacCTGGCACACCACCCAGTCCCTGACCAGAGGCTCTTCTCTGCGTACTCCCCCCGCCGTTCCTAAATCAACGTTCTCCTCCACAACGCTCCCTTCATCCTTCTCTCTCCAGTCCTCTGCTCTGTCAGACCTGCAGGCCTTTgattcctcctcttcttcctcactcTCCACCCCGTCACCGTTCGCGTCCTCGCTGCTCCCGCCTCCTCCGGTCCCATCTCGCAGTCGCTCTCAGGAGACGTTGCGTGCCTCCCCCAACCCCTTCCCGACGGACTCGCTGCCTGCCCGACCCAGCAGCACCAACCCCTTCACAGGCCCACTggtgcagcagcatcagcagcggCGAGCGCTCACCCCAGACTTCAGCTCCCAGCATCCAGCCCCAACAGCAAGCCTTCAGAGAACCATGTCTGCTCTTACTCCACCACTCATCCCTACCCCTGCTCCAATGGCAGCCCCTGCAGCTGCACCCACCTCCCAGCTCCACAGGACCATGTCCCTATTTGGACCATCATCAAGTCTTAATCCCTCACCTGCTCCTCTGCTCCCTCTCGCCCCTGAACCATCTTCTGCCCCTGCTCTGCCCCTGGCTTTGCCCTCCTCAATTCCACCTGCCCTTGCACCTCGTCGCCAGCCACCTCCCCCAGCAGGGAAACCAGCTCAGCAGTGGGTCACTTTTGATGATGATTTGGATTTTCCATCTTcaaccaaaacacaacagaacccCATCTTCCCTTCCAGTTCAATACTATCCCAAAGTCAGGCTCTGCCTTCAAGCTCTGTGTTTGACTCAGAGCCCAAGTGGTTGTCCTCCACCCCAACAGCATTCCCAACGCTCGCCCCTCCCATCCCAAATAGAACTGCAACCAGTAACAAAAGGCTCCCAAAGGGACCTGGTGACAACTGCTTGTTCCCAACGGAGTCGACAGAGCGATAGGATCACCCTTCACATATAGAGGGCATATCCAGATATGTATAGATCTATgataaatgtgtatgtgtgtgtatgtaaaaAAAGAGACAGTATTTAAGAAGTATAGACCAATCCCCTTCTGAATCACAGGAAAGGATTTATATCTCGAGTGGTAACGTAAGAAGTGAGTGAGCCTAAATGTGTGTTCTAACTTTACGACAGAGATGTTTGCTTGTTCCCTGATATTAACACTTATTTTAATATGAATCAttctgatgtttattt from Amphiprion ocellaris isolate individual 3 ecotype Okinawa chromosome 14, ASM2253959v1, whole genome shotgun sequence encodes the following:
- the synj1 gene encoding synaptojanin-1 isoform X3 gives rise to the protein MAFSKGYRIYHKLDPPPYSVIVETRTREECLMFESGAVAVLSAAEKEAIKNTYSKIVDAYGILGVLRLNLGDSMLHSLVVVTGCSSVGKVQDSEVFRVTQTDFISLKNDPGDEDRIAEVRKVLNSGHFYFAWSATGISMDLSLNAHRRILEDTTDNRFFWNQSLHLHLKHYGVNCDDWLLRLMCGGVEIRTIYAGHKQAKACIFSRLSSERAGTRFNVRGTNDDGQVANFVETEQVIFLDDRVSSFIQIRGSIPLFWEQPGIQKKSIKGVLLQLNENRHPIGLDENPHLVGSHRVKLSRGFEANAPAFERHFTALRRLYGKQVIINLLGSKEGEHMLSKAFQSHLKASEHATAVKMVNFDYHQNVKGGKADKLHSVLKPQLSKFVEECGFFYYSGDMGIARTQGGTIRTNCLDCLDRTNSVQAFFALEMLPKQLEQMNLTEKPQLVARFQEVFRTMWSANGDSVSKIYAGTGALDGKAKAGKLKDGARSVTRTIQNNFFDSSKQEAIDILRLGSTLNSDLADKARALLTTSSLYASPRVLLGMCQNYHKYTRPKQIRVCVGTWNVNGGKQFRSIAFRNQTLNDWLLDAPKKAGHPEFQDSKANPIDIFAIGFEEMVELNAGNIVSASTTNQKLWAAELQKNISRDHKYVLLASEQLVGVCLFVFIRPQHAPFIRDVAVDTVKTGMGGATGNKGGVAIRLLFHTTSICFVCSHFAAGQSQVKERNDDYSEITRRLSFPMGRLLYSHDYVFWCGDFNYRINLPNEEVKELIKQQSWDALTAGDQLLDQKNAGLVFRGFIEGKLDFAPTYKYDLFSEDYDTSEKCRTPAWTDRILWKRRKWNFDKTAEEMNVVGAASTSGENEEDPDHPWSPGTLMYYGRAELKTSDHRPVVAIMDVDILEVDPEARHQVYKDVIALQGPPDGTILVSLCTSGPDDYFDDALIDELLDKFANFGEVILIRFVEEKMWVTFLEGYSALAALSLSASTVLGKMLDIRLKSPGWIKSLEEEMSVERICGSIPTSASSTLLAEDTDMGDDDYDMEGDVDEEVEEILPQHLQPGAGSGPGSSPLPSPRSSPCPSPTHGEPPVPSRPGRGPQPSRPSQGPPVDFQPGAPTAPSMEPKRPPPPRPNAPPARPAPPQRPPPPSGGMSPLPVRKDSADFGPCPSPLLGRRGSEGPKSPALPRPDSAAGRGQAAGAPGPAGAPRPNIPPRAGVISMPPQTRPPPPSHPGAPRPIPEVHPGAPRPIPDTHPGAPRPVPSAQAKPTDLPLGPPPSGPPPSGPPPAGPPSGRPQVSSPMQPPMQPQPAAPSSQSQLPPPMQPSLPAPLLPQQAAAPKAAAPSASPAAPAGPQQGLASPKPPPRSRSSHALPPDAAKSDTAPAAETSGLNGIQREAQWKPDPFDTLTSDFLSSSSSSSTWHTTQSLTRGSSLRTPPAVPKSTFSSTTLPSSFSLQSSALSDLQAFDSSSSSSLSTPSPFASSLLPPPPVPSRSRSQETLRASPNPFPTDSLPARPSSTNPFTGPLVQQHQQRRALTPDFSSQHPAPTASLQRTMSALTPPLIPTPAPMAAPAAAPTSQLHRTMSLFGPSSSLNPSPAPLLPLAPEPSSAPALPLALPSSIPPALAPRRQPPPPAGKPAQQWVTFDDDLDFPSSTKTQQNPIFPSSSILSQSQALPSSSVFDSEPKWLSSTPTAFPTLAPPIPNRTATSNKRLPKGPGDNCLFPTESTER
- the synj1 gene encoding synaptojanin-1 isoform X11; protein product: MAFSKGYRIYHKLDPPPYSVIVETRTREECLMFESGAVAVLSAAEKEAIKNTYSKIVDAYGILGVLRLNLGDSMLHSLVVVTGCSSVGKVQDSEVFRVTQTDFISLKNDPGDEDRIAEVRKVLNSGHFYFAWSATGISMDLSLNAHRRILEDTTDNRFFWNQSLHLHLKHYGVNCDDWLLRLMCGGVEIRTIYAGHKQAKACIFSRLSSERAGTRFNVRGTNDDGQVANFVETEQVIFLDDRVSSFIQIRGSIPLFWEQPGIQKKSIKGVLLQLNENRHPIGLDENPHLVGSHRVKLSRGFEANAPAFERHFTALRRLYGKQVIINLLGSKEGEHMLSKAFQSHLKASEHATAVKMVNFDYHQNVKGGKADKLHSVLKPQLSKFVEECGFFYYSGDMGIARTQGGTIRTNCLDCLDRTNSVQAFFALEMLPKQLEQMNLTEKPQLVARFQEVFRTMWSANGDSVSKIYAGTGALDGKAKAGKLKDGARSVTRTIQNNFFDSSKQEAIDILRLGSTLNSDLADKARALLTTSSLYVTEPVLQSASPRVLLGMCQNYHKYTRPKQIRVCVGTWNVNGGKQFRSIAFRNQTLNDWLLDAPKKAGHPEFQDSKANPIDIFAIGFEEMVELNAGNIVSASTTNQKLWAAELQKNISRDHKYVLLASEQLVGVCLFVFIRPQHAPFIRDVAVDTVKTGMGGATGNKGGVAIRLLFHTTSICFVCSHFAAGQSQVKERNDDYSEITRRLSFPMGRLLYSHDYVFWCGDFNYRINLPNEEVKELIKQQSWDALTAGDQLLDQKNAGLVFRGFIEGKLDFAPTYKYDLFSEDYDTSEKCRTPAWTDRILWKRRKWNFDKTAEEMNVVGAASTSGENEEDPDHPWSPGTLMYYGRAELKTSDHRPVVAIMDVDILEVDPEARHQVYKDVIALQGPPDGTILVSLCTSGPDDYFDDALIDELLDKFANFGEVILIRFVEEKMWVTFLEGYSALAALSLSASTVLGKMLDIRLKSPGWIKSLEEEMSVERICGSIPTSASSTLLAEDTDMGDDDYDMEGDVDEEVEEILPQHLQPGAGSGPGSSPLPSPRSSPCPSPTHGEPPVPSRPGRGPQPSRPSQGPPVDFQPGAPTAPSMEPKRPPPPRPNAPPARPAPPQRPPPPSDSAAGRGQAAGAPGPAGAPRPNIPPRAGVISMPPQTRPPPPSHPGAPRPIPEVHPGAPRPIPDTHPGAPRPVPSAQAKPTDLPLGPPPSGPPPSGPPPAGPPSGRPQVSSPMQPPMQPQPAAPSSQSQLPPPMQPSLPAPLLPQQAAAPKAAAPSASPAAPAGPQQGLASPKPPPRSRSSHALPPDAAKSDTAPAAETSGLNGIQREAQWKPDPFDTLTSDFLSSSSSSSTWHTTQSLTRGSSLRTPPAVPKSTFSSTTLPSSFSLQSSALSDLQAFDSSSSSSLSTPSPFASSLLPPPPVPSRSRSQETLRASPNPFPTDSLPARPSSTNPFTGPLVQQHQQRRALTPDFSSQHPAPTASLQRTMSALTPPLIPTPAPMAAPAAAPTSQLHRTMSLFGPSSSLNPSPAPLLPLAPEPSSAPALPLALPSSIPPALAPRRQPPPPAGKPAQQWVTFDDDLDFPSSTKTQQNPIFPSSSILSQSQALPSSSVFDSEPKWLSSTPTAFPTLAPPIPNRTATSNKRLPKGPGDNCLFPTESTER